Below is a window of Spelaeicoccus albus DNA.
ATCACGGCAAACTAATCATCGGCGTACTAGAGTTCGTAGGCGCCGGCCCCCAACGTGAGGAATCCGACGATTGTGTTGTTCCACCCATGAGCAAACCACCCCCGCACACACTCGGCACGAGCCATGGCCACTTCAATAGTGATGCTCCTTAGAAAGGAGGTGATCCAGCCGCACCTTCCGGTACGGCTACCTTGTTACGACTTAGTCCCAATCGCCAGTCCCACCTTCGACGATTCCCTCCCCACAAGGGGGTTGGGCCACCGGCTTCGGGTGTTACCGACTTTCGTGACTTGACGGGCGGTGTGTACAAGGCCCGGGAACGTATTCACCGCAGCATTGCTGATCTGCGATTACTAGCGACTCCGACTTCACGTAGTCGAGTTGCAGACTACGATCCGAACTGAGACCGGCTTTCTGGGATTCGCTCCACCTCACGGTATCGCCACCCTTTGTACCGGCCATTGTAGCATGCGTGAAGCCCAAGACATAAAGGGCATGATGATTTGACGTCATCCCCACCTTCCTCCGAGTTGACCCCGGCAGTCTCCTATGAGTTCCCACCATCACGTGCTGGCAACATAGAACGAGGGTTGCGCTCGTTGCGGGACTTAACCCAACATCTCACGACACGAGCTGACGACAACCATGCACCACCTGTACACCAGCCACAAAGGGCAACTACATCTCTGCAGTCTTCCGGTGTATGTCAAGCCTTGGTAAGGTTCTTCGCGTTGCGTCGAATTAATCCGCATGCTCCGCCGCTTGTGCGGGCCCCCGTCAATTCCTTTGAGTTTTAGCCTTGCGGCCGTACTCCCCAGGCGGGGCACTTAATGCGTTAGCTGCGGCACAGACCACGTGGAATGCGGCCCACACCTAGTGCCCAACGTTTACGGCATGGACTACCAGGGTATCTAATCCTGTTCGCTCCCCATGCTTTCGCTCCTCAGCGTCAGTAACAGCCCAGAGTCCCGCCTTCGCCACCGGTGTTCCTCCTGATATCTGCGCATTTCACCGCTACACCAGGAATTCCAGACTCCCCTACTGCACTCTAGTCTGCCCGTACCCACTGCACGCTAACCGTTAAGCGGCTAGATTTCACAGCAGACGCGACAAACCACCTACGAGCTCTTTACGCCCAATAATTCCGGACAACGCTTGCACCCTACGTATTACCGCGGCTGCTGGCACGTAGTTAGCCGGTGCTTCTTCTGCAAGTACCGTCACCCCAAAAATGAGGCTTCTTCCCTACTGAAAGAGGTTTACAACCCGAAGGCCGTCATCCCTCACGCGGCGTCGCTGCATCAGGCTTGCGCCCATTGTGCAATATTCCCCACTGCTGCCTCCCGTAGGAGTCTGGGCCGTGTCTCAGTCCCAGTGTGACCGGTCACCCTCTCAGGCCGGCTACCCGTCGCCGCCTTGGTAGGCCATTACCCCACCAACAAGCTGATAGGCCGCGAGCCCATCCCTCACCGAAAAAAATCTTTCCACCCCCCACCATGCGGCAGAAAGTGAACATCCGGTATTAGACCCCGTTTCCAAGGCTTATCCCGAAGTGAAGGGCAGATTACTCACGTGTTACTCACCCGTTCGCCACTAATCCCCCCAAGCAAGCTTGGAGATCATCGTTCGACTTGCATGTGTTAAGCACGCCGCCAGCGTTCGTCCTGAGCCAGGATCAAACTCTCCGTAAAAAAACGAAAAATTCAAACATCCCAGCAAAAACAAACAACCAACGAAAACTTATCCGTCAATCATCAAAAATGTTTTCACCAAAACAGCACCCACACCAACCAACAAAAAGCCAGCCAATGCAGACACCAAAAAAATTTGGCAACACAACATCAAACAAAACACACTATTGAGTTCTCAAAGAACAGACACACATCGACTTTCATCCGTGAGGATTTCCGTCGAGGCAACCTCTCTAACTTACCACTCTTGGGCCTCCGTGCCAAACTTGCTCTCGGCGAGTCCAACCGGTTTTTCCCTTGAGGGCTTTCCTACTTTAGCACCACGTTCCGGCTTCTTGCAAAGCGCCTGGTTCCCGGTCAAAAGTAGGCCGTCGACCCTGATTCTTCTCGCCCGGCCCGTGTGAAACGGTTCTGCCGGTGCGCCGTCATCGGGGCAACTCGAAAGACATTACCGGCCCGATCGACGTGGATGCAAATCGGGCTCCGGGACGCGCATCATGCGCTTTGCCGGCACACCGTCACCCCGCGTAATGCCGGCCCCGACTAGCCCGCCGGCCCCGGTGGCTCGACTGCTACCGGGTCGGCCAAGTCGGGCCTGTTCACTGCGACGCTGCCCACATCCGCGCTCACCGGGTGCCACGTCAAGCGGTCCGGCTCGGCGGCGATCTGACGGCCCAATAGATCCCCTGCGGCGTCCGTGCCGCAGCCGGGGTCCAACCATTCGTCGACATCGTCGCGCATCATCACTACCGGCATGCGGTCGTGAATTTCCGCAAGCCCCTTCTCGGCAGCCGCGGTGACGACGCTGGCGCTGACGAGCCACCGGTCCGGATCGTCGTCGGGCTTGGAGCGGTCCTTCCAAAATTCGAAGACGCCGGCGAACAGCAACGGCTCGTCTGCACGCGCGTGGATGAAGTACGGCTGTTTCTTTTTCGCGCCGGATATTTTCTGCCACTCGTAGTAGCCGGCGGCCGGGATGACGCAGCGGCGCTTGGCGAACGCCGCCCGGTACGCCGGCTTTTCGGCAATTGTCTCGCTGCGCGCGTTGAACATCCTTGCTCCGACCGACGGGTCCTTAGCCCATCCCGGCACCAGGCCCCACCGGGCGATTTCCAGCCGACGCGTGACGCCGTCGTCCTCGGCGTCTGCTTTCGCGCCGGATGGTTTCCGATCGGCCACGATGTACAGCTCACTGGTCGGCGGCACGTTCCACGAGGGCGCAAGCCGACGAGCCGGGGCGACGGCGCAGTCCAGTTCAGCGATCAAATCATCGACGTTGAGGCTCAAGTTCATTCGGCCGCACATAGGCCAAGCGTGCCATGCGCCGGCGGGGAATTCGACGCTCATGCGGTAATTTCGTCATAACGACTTTCGAAAGGCCCCTTATGACCGCCCCGCATCACCGCGACCCGATCGATGAGTCCCGGCGGCAATGGATTGCGCACGGCTGGGAAGACGTCGCGGACGGGATGACCCTCGTGACGTCGCTCATGCGCGCCCATCAGATCATGCTGGCCCGGGTCGACGCGGTATTGCGCCCGCTCGGCGTCACGTTTGCCCGTTATGAACTGCTCATGCTGTTGACGTTCTCCCGCACCGGTGCCCTGCCCATGTCCCGCGTGAGTGAGCGGTTGCAGGTGCATCCCACTTCGATCACGAACGGAGTCGACAGGCTCGAGAAGGCGGGCTTGGTGCGGCGCCGCCAGCACCCGCGCGACGGCCGCACGACTCTGGTGGAGATCACCGACGCCGGCAGTGAGCTCGCCGAGCGCGCGACGAACGGCCTCAATTCCGAGGTGTTCGCCTCCCCCGGCCTGCCCAAGGGTGACCTCGACATGGTCTTGAAGCTGCTCGCCGAGCTGCGCCGGGCCCCGGAGAGTGACCTGTAACGCCCTATCACTCCGGTGATGTGGCGGTTCTTTGCCGCTGACTGTCGGCGACGACCGCCGCCGGCACGGTCGGCTGTCAGTGCCGGTAAGTCCTCCGTCAGCGCGCCGTAAGCCGAAGCCCTCACGGTTGGTGATGTCGCACCCGCTTACCAATCGAAAGGAGCCGGTTCATGCTCGACACCCAATCGCCGTCCGGCCCGGACATGCTGAGTCAACCCGGACAGGCCCAACCCGGACAGACCCAGCCCGGACAGACCCTCGCCATCGAGGCGCGCGGCCTCACCAAGGACTTCGGCGCGTTCCGCGCCGTTGACGGCGTCGACCTGCGCGTTCAAGCCGGAACCGTCTACGGGGTCCTCGGCCCCAACGGCGCCGGCAAGACCACGACCATCCGAATGCTTGCCACGCTTTTGCGACCGGACGCCGGCGACGCCCGGATCTTTGGCCATGACGTTGTGGGCGAGGCGCACGTCGTCCGGTCCCTGATCGGCGTTACCGGCCAGTATGCGTCGGTCGACGAAACGCTCAGCGCCACCGAGAACCTCGTCTTGTTCTCGCGTTTGCTCGGGCTCTCGCGGGCCGAGGCCCGCCGCAAGTCAGCGTCACTGCTCGACGAGTTCGGACTCACGGCAGCGGCCAAGCGGCCGCTGGGGAAGTTCTCGGGCGGCATGCGCCGGCGCCTCGATCTTGCCGCGAGCCTGATCAGCCAGCCGCCGCTGATCTTCCTGGACGAGCCCACGACCGGACTCGACCCGCGCACGAGAGCGCAAATGTGGGACACGATCCGCCGACTCGTCGCCACCGGCTCGACAGTGCTGTTGACCACGCAAATGCTCGACGAAGCCGACCAGCTGGCCGACCGGGTCGCGGTCATCGACAAAGGCACGGTGGTGGCCGAAGGCACCCCCGACATGTTGAAGGAATCGGTCGGCGTCTCCTCGCTGCAGCTCCGGCTCACCGAACCGGCCATGCTGCCCGCCGCCGCCGACCTGCTTGAAAACGTACTGGCCGTTCCCGCCGCACTGTCGCCCGAGGCCGGGGCCCTGACCGCTCCCCTTCAGGATGCCGGAAAGGTCGCCGACTTGCTTGTCGCTCTCCGCGATCGCGGCATCGCGGTCGCCCAGCTCTCCGTCCAGAAGCCCAGTCTCGACGAGGTCTTCCTGACCTTGACCGGACACGCGGCCGCTGACGAACCAACAGACGAAGATATGGAGGTCGCCTCATGACGACTGTGATTCCCACCCCCGCACCATCCGCACCGCCCGGATCGGCGCAGTCGTTCCCGACCGCGCCCGACAACCGCGTGAGCGTGGCACAGACCGTTCGAAATTCGCTGTCGATGGCTTGGCGCGGGCTGCTCAAGGTCCGCCGCACTCCCGAACAGCTCTTCGACGTGACGCTCCAGCCGATCCTTTTCACCTTGATGTTCACGTACATCTTCGGCGGCGCCATCTCGGGCGATATCTCGAGCTATCTGCCCATCGTCATTCCGGGCATTCTCGTCCAAACCGTCATCACGACGTCGGTCGTCACCGGCGTGCAGCTCCGCGAGGACATGGACAAGGGCGTATTCGACAGATTCAAGTCCCTGCCGATCGCTCGTATCGCACCGCTTGCCGGTGCGCTGCTCGCCGACACCCTCCGGTACGCCATCGCCACCACGTTGACGTTCGTCACCGGGTACGTCTTGGGTTATCGGCCCGACGGCGGTATCGGGTTTGTCATAGTCGCGGGTCTGCTGGTGATCGCGTGCGCGTGGGCCCTGAGCTGGATCTGGGCGTTCTTCGGAGTCGTAGCCCGCACGGCGTCGAGCGTGCAAGGCATCTCCATGATGGTGATGTTCCCGCTGACGTTCTTGTCCAACGCGTTCGTCCCGGCGAGTTCGCTTCCCGGATGGCTGCAGGCTTTCGTGCGGTTCAACCCGGTGTCGCATCTCGTGTCTGCCGTCCGGAGCATTGCGGGCAACGGCCAGTTCGACATCAATGTGGTGTGGGCGCTGGTCGGCGCGGCCGCCGTCGTGGCGTTCTTCGCGCCCTTGGCCGTTCGCGCGTATATGCGCAAGGTCTGATCGGTCAGCGGATCGGATACAGCAGCGGGTCGGCGAGCAGTTCGTCGGCCCGCTGGACGGCGTCGTTCGGTGCCGTCCCCTCGTGTCGCCGATACATCGCGGAAACTCGTTCGACGCCGTGATCGGCTTCGAGCTTGGCGAAATGCCTGGCGTGGTTCATGGACGGCGAGTCCTGGCGGGCGTGCATTCGCCCGGCCACGATGACGAGTTCGATGCCGATCGACGCGATCCGGTCGATCGCAGCTGCGTCAAAGCCGGCACCGGCCAGATAATTCCCCGCC
It encodes the following:
- a CDS encoding MarR family winged helix-turn-helix transcriptional regulator yields the protein MTAPHHRDPIDESRRQWIAHGWEDVADGMTLVTSLMRAHQIMLARVDAVLRPLGVTFARYELLMLLTFSRTGALPMSRVSERLQVHPTSITNGVDRLEKAGLVRRRQHPRDGRTTLVEITDAGSELAERATNGLNSEVFASPGLPKGDLDMVLKLLAELRRAPESDL
- a CDS encoding ABC transporter permease translates to MTTVIPTPAPSAPPGSAQSFPTAPDNRVSVAQTVRNSLSMAWRGLLKVRRTPEQLFDVTLQPILFTLMFTYIFGGAISGDISSYLPIVIPGILVQTVITTSVVTGVQLREDMDKGVFDRFKSLPIARIAPLAGALLADTLRYAIATTLTFVTGYVLGYRPDGGIGFVIVAGLLVIACAWALSWIWAFFGVVARTASSVQGISMMVMFPLTFLSNAFVPASSLPGWLQAFVRFNPVSHLVSAVRSIAGNGQFDINVVWALVGAAAVVAFFAPLAVRAYMRKV
- a CDS encoding SOS response-associated peptidase gives rise to the protein MSVEFPAGAWHAWPMCGRMNLSLNVDDLIAELDCAVAPARRLAPSWNVPPTSELYIVADRKPSGAKADAEDDGVTRRLEIARWGLVPGWAKDPSVGARMFNARSETIAEKPAYRAAFAKRRCVIPAAGYYEWQKISGAKKKQPYFIHARADEPLLFAGVFEFWKDRSKPDDDPDRWLVSASVVTAAAEKGLAEIHDRMPVVMMRDDVDEWLDPGCGTDAAGDLLGRQIAAEPDRLTWHPVSADVGSVAVNRPDLADPVAVEPPGPAG
- a CDS encoding ATP-binding cassette domain-containing protein, giving the protein MLSQPGQAQPGQTQPGQTLAIEARGLTKDFGAFRAVDGVDLRVQAGTVYGVLGPNGAGKTTTIRMLATLLRPDAGDARIFGHDVVGEAHVVRSLIGVTGQYASVDETLSATENLVLFSRLLGLSRAEARRKSASLLDEFGLTAAAKRPLGKFSGGMRRRLDLAASLISQPPLIFLDEPTTGLDPRTRAQMWDTIRRLVATGSTVLLTTQMLDEADQLADRVAVIDKGTVVAEGTPDMLKESVGVSSLQLRLTEPAMLPAAADLLENVLAVPAALSPEAGALTAPLQDAGKVADLLVALRDRGIAVAQLSVQKPSLDEVFLTLTGHAAADEPTDEDMEVAS